The following proteins are co-located in the Meriones unguiculatus strain TT.TT164.6M chromosome 4, Bangor_MerUng_6.1, whole genome shotgun sequence genome:
- the LOC132653532 gene encoding LOW QUALITY PROTEIN: seminal vesicle secretory protein 3A-like (The sequence of the model RefSeq protein was modified relative to this genomic sequence to represent the inferred CDS: deleted 1 base in 1 codon): MKAIFFSLSLLLLLEKQAVGVGIYGGTKGHYLVKTSPRLVFIQKDNLLYGQKEAQEGVPEESIIMQTKHSAYGQDADVEADMEETHSFQGQRDLKEDVGCNKEDKMIPKTSQIQSQSQIKSQIQLKSQGAQLKSQTSQLKTLGQVKSQIKLKPPAAPYQTSVSLQGAVLHQIKGKGYDLGKDVAQDYQQQHRMVQSRKRKLRRSWQATDFLPQQSYPYDGYIVQLQGQLQGGDYYTKSFHQAQGMCYCPKGGLILY; encoded by the exons ATGAAGGCCATCTTCTTCAGCCTTTCTCTGCTCCTCCTTCTGGAGAAACAAGCAGTTGGGGTAGGAATCTAtg GTGGGACAAAAGGACATTATCTAGTAAAAACATCACCCCGACTTGTATTTATCCAAAAAGACAATCTCCTTTATGGGCAGAAAGAAGCACAGGAAGGTGTACCTGAAGAAAGCATTATTATGCAAACCAAGCACAGTGCTTATGGCCAGGATGCTGATGTTGAAGCTGACATGGAAGAGACTCACAGTTTCCAGGGACAGAGAGATTTAAAGGAAGACGTAGGTTGTAATAAAGAAGACAAGATGATTCCAAAAACATCCCAGATTCAATCCCAGTCACAAATAAAATCCCAAATCCAACTAAAATCTCAGGGAGCCCAACTGAAGTCTCAAACAAGCCAGCTAAAGACCCTAGGCCAGGTGAAGTCACAAATCAAGCTGAAACCCCCGGCAGCCCCTTACCAAACATCAGTAAGTCTCCAAGGAGCCGTTCTTCATCAAATCAAGGGCAAAGGATATGACCTGGGGAAAGACGTGGCTCAAGACTACCAGCAGCAGCACAGGATGGTTCAGAGCCGCAAAAGAAAGCTTCGTAGGTCCTGGCAAGCAACAGATTTCTTACCACAGCAGTCCTACCCCTATGATGGGTATATTGTGCAGCTTCAAGGACAATTACAGGGTGGAGATTATTACACAAAATCTTTCCACCAAGCTCAAGGAATGTGCTACTGTCCAAAA GGAGGGTTAATCCTATATTAA